In Calditerricola satsumensis, the following proteins share a genomic window:
- the pdaB gene encoding polysaccharide deacetylase family sporulation protein PdaB — translation MAWFWVINGRKWKQAFVVAAAFLFALGVVYAERDQITVFAPADGPKAIYNVPTDEKKIALTFDISWGEERAGPILDVLEQKGIADRVTFFLSSPWSRDHPEIVKRIVKMGAEIGSHGHRHVNYSTLSDEEIRKQIQTAHRILTELTGKPPRLIRLPNGDFDKRVLRIAHELGYTVIQWDTDSLDWKNPGVQTIINRVLSKAHPGDIVLFHASDSVKQTHEALPIIIDELKKRGYRFVTVSELITGTDRRLHELN, via the coding sequence ATGGCCTGGTTCTGGGTCATCAACGGGCGGAAGTGGAAGCAAGCCTTCGTGGTCGCGGCCGCGTTCCTCTTCGCCCTTGGCGTCGTTTATGCCGAACGGGACCAGATCACCGTCTTCGCGCCGGCCGACGGGCCAAAAGCGATCTACAACGTCCCCACCGACGAAAAGAAGATCGCCCTCACCTTCGACATCAGCTGGGGCGAAGAGCGCGCCGGCCCCATCCTCGACGTCCTCGAGCAAAAAGGAATCGCCGACCGCGTCACCTTTTTCCTTTCCTCCCCCTGGAGCCGCGACCACCCGGAGATCGTCAAGCGCATCGTCAAGATGGGCGCGGAAATCGGCTCCCACGGCCACCGACACGTCAACTACTCCACGCTGTCGGATGAGGAAATCCGCAAGCAGATTCAAACAGCCCACCGCATCCTCACCGAACTGACCGGAAAGCCTCCGCGGCTGATCCGGCTGCCCAACGGTGATTTTGACAAGCGGGTGCTGCGCATCGCCCACGAGCTCGGCTACACCGTCATCCAGTGGGACACCGACTCCCTTGACTGGAAGAACCCCGGCGTGCAAACGATCATCAACCGCGTGCTGTCGAAAGCGCACCCGGGTGACATCGTCCTGTTTCACGCCAGCGATTCCGTCAAGCAGACCCACGAAGCGTTGCCCATCATCATCGACGAGCTGAAGAAGCGCGGCTATCGCTTCGTCACCGTTTCGGAACTGATCACCGGAACCGACCGCCGGTTGCACGAGCTCAACTGA
- a CDS encoding stage II sporulation protein M gives MWSALRDALADKRRYLAIATAWFALWAVLGYVSFDALWAQRPDVVDSLFARLRELAEAIAARQSWTYFFGTILLNNLVVAASTVGLGIFFGLFPLAALATNGLVIGFFLRMLARQGEDPLAWFLAGILPHGVLEFPALLLAGAFGLALGVRSVQLLGGLLSPMARQAALDRFARDLRQLPVVVAAIAVLLLGAALIESTVTPLVVDWLQLR, from the coding sequence GTGTGGAGCGCGTTGCGTGACGCCTTGGCGGACAAGCGGCGGTACTTGGCGATAGCGACCGCGTGGTTTGCCCTGTGGGCGGTGCTCGGGTATGTGAGCTTTGACGCGCTGTGGGCACAGCGGCCCGATGTGGTGGACAGCTTGTTTGCCCGGTTGCGCGAACTGGCCGAGGCGATTGCCGCCCGTCAGAGCTGGACCTATTTTTTTGGCACCATCCTGCTGAACAACCTCGTTGTTGCGGCGTCGACGGTGGGGCTGGGCATCTTTTTTGGCTTGTTCCCCCTGGCGGCGCTTGCGACCAACGGTCTCGTGATCGGCTTTTTCCTGCGCATGCTGGCGCGCCAAGGTGAAGATCCGCTGGCGTGGTTTCTCGCGGGCATTCTGCCCCATGGCGTGCTGGAGTTTCCGGCTTTGCTGCTTGCCGGCGCGTTCGGGTTGGCCTTGGGCGTGCGTTCCGTGCAGCTGCTCGGCGGGCTTTTGTCCCCCATGGCGCGGCAGGCGGCGCTTGACCGGTTTGCGCGCGACCTGCGCCAACTGCCGGTGGTGGTAGCGGCCATCGCCGTCCTTCTTCTGGGCGCGGCGCTGATCGAGTCGACGGTCACGCCGCTCGTCGTCGACTGGCTCCAGTTGCGGTGA
- a CDS encoding ATP-binding protein, translating into MRGFSRLPIRWKITFLSIAIVFLVLIAFVARILVYGSAVEERERGQRALLVAQSVAAMPTVQEALLRPDGHTLLQPVVERIRVVNQVDYIVVLNMDRVRYTHPLSSRIGTRLEAADAGPAFAEHTYLSKEKGVLGTAVRAFVPVIDRDGRQIGVVLVGVLLPTWGAMLAAVWRELAVTAGAALLLGAAGSWLLAWHIKRQIYNLEPYQIAQLFEERMAVFNAIHEGIVAIDAQERITIINEAAKRLLGITGNPVGQPIRAVIPDTRLPEILHSGKPVFGQEIRVRGAHIVSTRVPIRSGGRVVGAVGVFQDRTDVHRLAEELTGVKALVDALRAQNHEHLNKLHTLAGLIQLGQTREALSFITQTTQEQEALSRFVLKRIGDPAVAGVLLGKVSRGRERGIRVVLDEASCLETLPDGVSSYDLVVVLGNLLENAMDALETVSQKDKEVYVRIDQTPDALSITVADNGPGIPAALLSRMFERGFTTTGDPNRGIGLSLVREIVENAGGEIAVDSAVGEGTVFHITLPMRQPGARPGEGGGENHGGHSHLAG; encoded by the coding sequence ATGAGGGGATTTTCGCGACTTCCGATTCGTTGGAAAATTACGTTTCTTTCCATTGCCATTGTCTTTCTGGTCTTGATCGCGTTTGTGGCCCGCATCCTCGTCTACGGATCGGCGGTAGAAGAGCGAGAGCGCGGGCAGCGCGCGCTCCTCGTCGCGCAGTCGGTGGCGGCCATGCCCACCGTACAGGAGGCCTTGCTCCGGCCGGATGGGCACACGCTGCTCCAACCGGTCGTGGAGCGCATCCGGGTCGTCAACCAGGTGGATTACATCGTGGTCCTCAACATGGACCGCGTGCGCTACACGCACCCGCTCTCGTCGCGCATCGGCACGCGTCTTGAGGCCGCCGACGCGGGACCGGCCTTTGCCGAGCACACGTACCTGTCGAAGGAGAAGGGCGTCCTGGGCACGGCGGTGCGCGCCTTTGTTCCGGTGATTGACCGGGACGGCCGCCAGATCGGCGTCGTCCTCGTCGGCGTGCTGCTGCCGACGTGGGGCGCCATGCTGGCCGCCGTGTGGCGCGAGCTCGCGGTGACGGCCGGAGCGGCCTTGCTGCTGGGGGCGGCGGGGTCGTGGCTCTTGGCCTGGCACATCAAACGGCAGATCTACAACCTGGAGCCCTACCAGATTGCCCAGCTGTTCGAAGAGCGGATGGCCGTCTTCAACGCCATCCACGAGGGGATTGTGGCCATTGACGCCCAGGAGCGGATCACCATCATCAACGAGGCGGCCAAACGCCTCCTCGGCATCACCGGCAATCCCGTGGGGCAGCCGATCCGTGCCGTCATTCCCGACACCCGCTTGCCCGAGATTTTGCACTCGGGCAAGCCGGTATTTGGCCAGGAGATTCGCGTGCGCGGTGCGCATATCGTCTCGACGCGCGTGCCGATCCGTTCCGGTGGTCGGGTGGTGGGGGCTGTCGGCGTTTTCCAGGACCGCACCGACGTGCATCGGCTGGCCGAAGAGCTGACCGGAGTAAAGGCGCTGGTTGACGCGTTGCGCGCGCAAAATCACGAACATTTGAATAAATTGCATACGTTGGCGGGTTTGATCCAGCTGGGCCAGACCAGAGAGGCCCTTTCGTTCATCACCCAAACGACCCAGGAACAAGAGGCGCTCTCTCGCTTCGTCCTGAAGCGCATTGGCGATCCGGCCGTGGCCGGGGTGCTGCTCGGAAAAGTGAGCCGCGGCCGCGAGCGGGGGATTCGCGTGGTCCTGGACGAGGCCAGTTGCCTTGAGACCTTGCCCGATGGTGTAAGCAGTTACGACCTGGTGGTGGTGCTGGGCAACCTGCTGGAAAACGCGATGGATGCCTTGGAAACGGTTTCCCAAAAAGACAAAGAGGTCTATGTGCGCATTGACCAAACGCCGGATGCGCTGTCCATCACCGTGGCCGACAACGGCCCGGGCATCCCCGCAGCGCTCCTGTCGCGCATGTTTGAGCGGGGGTTCACGACAACGGGAGACCCGAACCGGGGGATTGGCTTGTCCCTTGTTCGGGAGATTGTGGAAAACGCCGGCGGCGAGATTGCCGTCGACTCGGCTGTCGGGGAAGGAACCGTGTTTCACATCACCCTTCCGATGCGGCAACCGGGCGCACGACCGGGAGAAGGGGGTGGGGAGAACCATGGAGGTCATTCGCACCTTGCTGGTTGA
- a CDS encoding response regulator encodes MEVIRTLLVEDDPLVCDVNRQMVERVPGFRVVGMARDGFEALRLAKAVRPHLVLLDIYMPGQDGLTLLKTWRKEEADIDVIAVTAAQDAPTVETLFRYGAVDYLVKPFRFERLKAALERYRQFRQLATGKTVEQDDWDHLRGGIEAEATLPKGLHAWTLQQVEDLLAASATPLTADEVAAGLGLSRVTARRYLDYLNRLGRVRLEMEYGTVGRPAHRYRWVGGSPA; translated from the coding sequence ATGGAGGTCATTCGCACCTTGCTGGTTGAAGACGACCCCTTGGTGTGCGATGTGAATCGCCAAATGGTCGAGCGCGTTCCCGGGTTTCGCGTGGTGGGGATGGCGCGGGACGGCTTCGAGGCCCTGCGTCTGGCCAAGGCGGTGCGTCCCCACCTCGTGCTGCTGGACATTTACATGCCGGGCCAGGACGGCTTGACCCTGCTCAAGACGTGGCGGAAGGAAGAGGCGGACATTGACGTGATCGCCGTCACCGCGGCGCAGGACGCGCCGACGGTGGAAACGCTCTTTCGCTACGGGGCCGTCGATTACTTGGTCAAGCCCTTTCGCTTTGAACGCCTCAAGGCGGCGCTGGAGCGGTACCGGCAGTTTCGCCAGCTGGCGACGGGGAAGACCGTGGAGCAGGACGACTGGGACCATCTCCGAGGGGGAATAGAAGCCGAGGCGACACTGCCGAAGGGGTTGCACGCGTGGACCTTGCAGCAGGTGGAAGACCTGCTGGCGGCGAGCGCCACACCGCTTACGGCGGACGAGGTGGCGGCCGGCCTTGGGTTGTCGCGGGTGACGGCCCGACGGTACCTGGATTATCTGAACCGCTTGGGGCGCGTGCGATTGGAGATGGAATACGGGACGGTTGGGCGACCGGCCCACCGGTATCGGTGGGTGGGGGGATCACCGGCATAA